The following are encoded in a window of Fusarium oxysporum f. sp. lycopersici 4287 chromosome 5, whole genome shotgun sequence genomic DNA:
- a CDS encoding O-acetylhomoserine (thiol)-lyase, whose protein sequence is MAEQVFQNFETLQLHAGYTPDPHTRSTAVPIYATSSYTFNDSAHGARLFGLKELGNIYSRLMNPTVDVFEKRIAALEGGIAAAATSSGQAAQFLTIATLAKAGDNIVASSHLYGGTYNQLNVLLPRFGIKTKFVRSGKLEDYAAAIDDQTRAIYVESMSNPDYVVPDFEGIAKIAHEHGIPLVVDNTLGAGGYYIRPIEHGADIVVHSATKWIGGHGTTIGGVIVDSGRFNWNKHSERFPEMVEPSPSYHGLKYWEAFGPATFITRIRVEMLRDIGACLSPFSAQQLLLGIETLGLRAERHAQNTEKLAKYFESSPNVSWVLWPGSESHPTYAQAKKYLTRGFGAMLSIGVKGDASAGSKVVDGLKLVSNLANVGDAKSLAIHPWSTTHEQLSEDERLASGVTEDMIRISVGIEHVDDIIADFEQSFQKAYGS, encoded by the exons ATGGCAGAACAAGTCTTTCAGAACTTTGAGACCCTTCAGCTCCATGCTGG TTACACGCCGGATCCTCACACACGGTCCACTGCTGTTCCCATCTATGCGACATCT AGCTACACTTTTAACGATTCTGCTCATGGCGCCCGTCTTTTCGGCCTCAAGGAGCTCGGCAACATCTACAGCCGTCTTATGAAC CCTACTGTTGATGTATTCGAGAAGCGAATTGCTGCTCTAGAAGGCGGCATTGCCGCTGCTGCAACCTCATCAGGTCAAGCCGCCCAGTTCCTCACCATCGCCACTCTCGCCAAGGCCGGTGATAACATTGTTGCCAGCTCGCATTTGTACGGTGGCACGTACAACCAACTCAACGTGCTACTTCCCCGATTTGGtatcaagaccaagtttGTGCGAAGCGGCAAGCTTGAGGACTATGCTGCTGCTATTGATGATCAGACCCGTGCCATTTATGTCGAGAGCATGAGTAACCCTGATTACGTTGTGCCCGACTTTGAAGGAATCGCCAAGATCGCACATGAGCACGGTATTCCCCTTGTT GTCGACAACACTCTAGGCGCAGGTGGCTACTATATTCGACCCATTGAGCATGGCGCCGATATTGTTGTCCACTCTGCCACCAAGTGGATTGGCGGTCACGGCACTACAATTGGTGGTGTGATTGTCGACAGCGGCCGCTTCAACTGGAACAAGCACTCAGAGCGCTTCCCTGAGATGGTTGAGCCTTCACCCTCGTATCACGGTTTGAAGTACTGGGAGGCTTTCGGCCCTGCTACCTTCATTACTCGAATCCGCGTTGAGATGCTTCGAGACATCGGCGCTTGTCTCAGCCCCTTCTCCGCACAGCAACTCCTCCTCGGTATCGAGACTCTCGGTCTCCGAGCGGAGCGACATGCGCAAAACACAGAGAAGTTGGCCAAGTACTTTGAGTCGAGCCCCAATGTGAGCTGGGTTCTCTGGCCTGGTTCCGAGTCTCACCCAACATACGCACAAGCCAAGAAGTATCTCACACGAGGATTCGGCGCTATGCTAAGTATTGGAGTCAAGGGAGATGCTTCAGCTGGAAGCAAGGTCGTTGATGGTCTCAAGCTCGTGTCTAACCTTGCCAACGTGGGTGACGCTAAGAGCCTTGCTATTCACCCTTGGTCGACTACACATGAGCAACTGTCTGAGGATGAGAGGCTGGCTTCTGGTGTGACGGAGGATATGATTCGTATCTCTGTTGGTATTGagcatgttgatgatatcattGCCGATTTCGAGCAGTCTTTCCAGAAGGCTTATGGATCTTAG
- a CDS encoding homoserine O-acetyltransferase (At least one base has a quality score < 10), with translation MSWGKLSPKANNVMIICHALSGSADVSDWWGPLLGPGKAFDTDKFFVVCMNSLGSPYGTASPVTAKNGDYSQGWYGADFPSTTIRDDVRLHKLVLDKLGVRKVAAVIGGSMGGMHVLEWAFFGKDYVRCIVPAATSSHQSAWAIGWGEAQRHAIRSDVKYKNGRYGFDDPPILGLEAARMTALLTYRSRDSLERRFGRDTGNKKKTQQQDSKTIPNNGTPIHSQGGADETPVAFDRADSNFAAQSYLRYQAKKFSDRFDSNCYIALTNKLDTHDLARGRTRTIAEALSLIQQPTLVLGIRSDGLYTLAEQEQIARAVPNAKLREIVSDDGHDAFLIEWSQLNWLLIGFLHENLPDIMQRAAL, from the exons ATGAGCTGGGGCAAGCTATCACCAAAGGCCAATAATGTCATGATCATTTGCCATGCGTTGTCTGGGAGTGCAGATGTCAGTGACTGGTGGGGTCCGCTTCTTGGGCCTGGGAAGGCATTTGATACAGACAAGTTCTTCGTTGTCTGTATGAACAGTCTAGGAAGTCCATATGGAACGGCCAGTCCTGTGACTGCTAAGAACGGGGACTACTCCCAGGGTTGGTATGGAGCTGACTTTCCGTCAACTACTATCCGAGATGATGTTCG ACTTCATAAGTTGGTTCTAGACAAACTCGGAGTTCGGAAAGTTGCAGCTGTCATTGGTGGTTCCATGGGCGGTATGCACGTTCTCGAATGGGCGTTCTTCGGTAAAGACTACGTTCGTTGTATCGTACCAGCTGCAACATCCAGTCATCAAAGTGCATGGGCGATTGGTTGGGGAGAAGCACAGCGCCACGCCATTCGAAGCGATGTCAAGTACAAGAATGGTCGTTACGGGTTCGACGATCCTCCAATCCTTGGTTTGGAAGCAGCTCGCATGACGGCGCTATTGACGTATCGAAGTCGGGATTCTCTTGAGAGGCGATTTGGGCGCGATACgggaaacaagaagaag acaCAACAACAAGACAGCAAGACAATACCAAACAACGGGACACCTATCCACAGCCAAGGCGGGGCAGACGAAACACCCGTCGCATTTGACCGCGCTGACTCCAACTTCGCCGCCCAATCCTACCTCCGCTACCAAGCAAAGAAATTCTCGGACCGCTTCGACAGCAACTGCTACATCGCCCTCACCAACAAGCTCGACACTCATGATTTGGCGCGCGGCCGCACACGGACCATCGCTGAAGCACTGTCACTGATTCAGCAGCCTACGCTTGTGCTGGGAATACGAAGTGATGGGCTGTACACGCTTGCTGAACAAGAGCAGATTGCGAGAGCTGTGCCAAATGCCAAGTTGAGAGAGATCGTAAGTGATGATGGGCATGATGCGTTCTTGATTGAGTGGAGTCAGTTGAACTGGTTGTTGATTGGGTTTCTGCATGAGAATTTACCGGATATTATGCAGCGAGCGGCTCTGTAG